Below is a genomic region from Miscanthus floridulus cultivar M001 chromosome 1, ASM1932011v1, whole genome shotgun sequence.
CTATATATTCCCATGCTTGTTCAGTAAATCGTCGGTGAACCTTGCTGGTCAGCTCATTCTCGCCTCTGGCCGCCCTGTACCTTTTTACCTCTTGTGGTGGAAAAAGATGCAGTTGCAATTATATATGTATTAGTTCGTTTCTTAGGCATATATCTTTATGACCTCACATGTGCATAAAGTTTCTTATAGGTGGGCTGAATGTAAATTCGATTGGACCATCAAGACTTGCTCGAGTTATTAATGTCCAGACAGAAAATTAAGCACAGCAGTAGCCCACACATCGTATAACCTAGGTCTAGAAAATTTCGAGTCTTCCCTGTTCATGCTGATGAATTCCCAGATTGTTCTTAAGTGATGTTTTATTTAATGCCTTATAGTGCAGTCCTATGTTTTCATGGCAGTAGGCTGGGTTGCGACAACCTTATATATGGCAGCCACCGGCCCACCTAGTTTCGCCATGGTGCACCTAGGCTTTCACCATACCGCTGTATTCACCCCTGTTTTCAAGTGTGTGATTAAGCTAACATCCAGCTAAATTTGTATAATGTGCACGTTACGGTTAGTAGCACATTATAGAAAATGCGTGTAATTCATGAGGACCCACTCAGATTGGGCACCTAGGAGAGCAGTAGCAGAACCTGCAATACTAGGTCAGTTTAGTAGGCTTAGGGATAATTTAGGTTTCTTGGTTAGTAAGtcaatatcttaaatttataatCTTAGGAGATGGTAAGTAGTATTATGTTTAGATGGGACCTTAGGTTAGATACTGTGCTTCTATGAACAGTGGTGCCTAATAACCACTTAGGTTTGAGAAGTGGTATATGTACAAACCATTTACTAACAATTATGGGGGCTCAGCATCTTAACACCATTAGAAGCTAATCAACATGCAGTTAATGCTAGTCCAGTAATCCTGGTTAAACGTTCATGGGTAACTGTTAGTACTTGAttcaacaacaacaacgacaacaacaacaacaaagcctttaagtcccaaacaagttggggtaggctagagttgaaacccaacagaagcaatcaagattcaggcacgtgaatagctgtcttccaagcactcctatctaaggctaagtctttgggtatattccatccttttaagtctccttttattgtctctacccaagtcaacttctgtcttcctctgcctctcttcacgttactatcctggcttatgattccactacgcaccggtgcctctggaggtctccattggatatgtccaaaccatctcaaccggtgttggacaagcttttcttcaattggtgctacccctaatctatcacgtatatcatcgttccgaactcgatcccttcttgtatgactacaaatccaacgcaacatacgtatttccgcgacacttattgttgaacatgtcgtcttttcgtaggccaacattctgcaccatacaacatagcaggtctaaccgccgtcctataaaacttgcattttagcttctgtggtacccttttgtcacataggacaccagatgcttgttGTCACTTCATCCACccagctttgattctatggctaacatcttcatcaatatccctgtctctctgtatcattgatcctaaatatcgaaatgtatccttcttaggcactacttgaccttccaaactaatatctttctcctctcgagtagtagtgtcgaagtcacatctcatatactcagttttagttctactgagtctaaaacctttagactccaaagtcttctgccataacttcagtttctgattcactcctgtccggctttcatcaactagcattacatcgtccgcgaaaagcatacaccaagggatatcctctTGTATGCCCCTTGTGACCtcgtccatcactaaggcaaacaaataagggctcaaagctgacccttgatgtagtcctatcataatcgggaagtcatccgtgtctccatcacttgttcaaactctagtcacaacattgttgtatatgtccttaatgagcccgacgtacttcgttgggactttatgtttgtccaaagcccatcaCATAACATtacttggtattttatcataagccttctccaagtcaataaaaaccatgtgtaggtccttcttcttctccctataccgctccataacttgtcttattaagaaaatggctttcatggttgaccttccggacaTGAAACCAAATCGGTTCATAGAGgtccgcgttattgctctcaagcgatactcgataactctctcccatagcttcatagtatggctcatcaacttaattccccggtaattagtacaactttgaatatcccctttattcttgtatatCGGTACCAATGtacttctccactcatcaggcatcttgttcgatcgaaaaatatggttgaacagcttggttagccatactatagctatgtccccgaggcatgtccacacctcgattgggataccatccggtcccattgcCTTACcttctttcatccttttcaacgcctctctgacctcagattcttggattctccgcacgaaatgtctattggtgtcatcaaaagagtcatccaactaaaaggttgtgtccgtattctcaccattgaacaatttgtcaaaatactcttgccatcgatgttagatatcatcctccttcaccaagagatgctccctttcatccttaatgcacttaacttggttgaagtgccttgtctttctctcacgaaccctagccatcctataaatgtccttctctccttccttcgtactcaaatgttggtaaagatcctcgtacgctctaccctttgccacacttacaactCGCTTTGCAgttttctttgccaccttgtacttctctatgttgtccacactcctgtcatggtacaagcgtctatagcactcttttttctccttaatagccctttggacttcctcgttccaccaccaagtatctttagcctcacctctactttctttggttactccacacacctctgaggccacttTTCGAATGTTGAttgtcatcttctcccacatgttgtttatgtcctcttctttctTCCAAGGGCTCCCTTTGATAACTCTTTCCCTGAAtgcctctgacgtctcccctttcagtttccaccactttgttcttttaatcttagcttgtttatccctacgggcacgcacctgaaaacaaaagtcggccaccaaaagcttatgttgagaaacaacacacttttctggtatcaccttgcaatccaagcatgatctttgtcctttcttcttgtgaggacaaagtcaatctggctagagtgttgtccgctactgaaggtcactagatgagattctctctttctaaagaaagtgttggctatcatcaggtcaaaagctaccgcgaagtccaaaactttctccccctcctgattcctactatcaTACCTAAAACcttcatgaactgcctcgaaacctgcgcttgtagtacctacatgcccattaagatctcctcctataaaaagcttctcactactaggtacaactctaatcagaccatctaagtcttcccagaactgtctcttagcactctcgtcgatgcctacttggggggcatacgcactaattacattCAAGActatatcactaatgacaagcttgactaagataatcctttCTCCTtgtcttctcactcccaccacactattcttgaggctcttatcaatcaaaactcctactccatttctattcgcaactgtccctgtgtaccaaagcttgaaacctgtattgtccacctccttcgccttctgacccttccatttagtctcttgaacgcataatatatttacacgccttctagtcacggtatcaactaattctcttaacttacctgtaagcgaccctacatttcaactacctaaacggatcaaCAGCTACTACTACTAACTGTTAGTACTTGATTGGTAAAAAGAATCAAGTATGTATACCATTTCCCCTTAAATTTAGCTAGAATATCCAGTCTTTCTCTATCAAAGTTCAAAACTTATATTTATTCCGGTTTATGGTTTGTCCTCTATCCTAAACAGTCCTCTTTGCCCTTGCTGTCTGGCCTCATTTAGATGGTGTTTTACCCTCGATGAAGGATTTGCCACCAAACTAGGCATCACTCCCATTGGACCCTGATGATCCACATTTCTAGGCGATTGTGGCACTGTATGATTCGATTAAACATAAGTCCATACTCCATAGTACATGGAGAAAGTCAGCTGTAATTAATATTATGTGAAGTGATACTAACAAATTCTGCATCTGACTGTAGATTCTGTTTGTTAGTTCTGGGCCTATTGAACGGTTACTTGGTATACAAGTGTACAAAAAACACAAAACAGCTGGTTCTCTGGATGAAATGATCTTCAATCTGGACGAAATATATGGTTGTCATTGATATAACTTGGTTCATGTGAATTTAAGATTTCTTTTTCATAACTTTGGTCCATGCGAAttcaagagttttttttttttttgtttttgttttttgtttttgcttGCTGTTAGGTTAAACTGCAAGCTCATAATACCACGGTTCACGGAAAGGTGTACAAGAATGCGTTCCACTGCACTAGTAGGATACTGCTTGAGGAAGGAGTAAGCCCCTTCTTTCATATTGCTCGGTGTCATTACCCTTCTATACTTAAAGAATGGATCAAATTGCCGTGGCTGTTTTGCCTGCAGTTAATGCTTGGCCCAGTATTGGAACCTGCAGTAGTTAAAAGATTGATATACACTATCATATCAACATTCTGAAAGCTCATTGCATTGCTATTTTCTCTCGCAGATTAGAGGGCTGTACAAAGGTGCGTCATCTTCGTTTATTGGTATAGCTGTTGAAAGCTCCCTTTTCTTTGGCACATATTCCCAAGCCAAACAGTTATTACAGGTATTCAAATGATATTTCCAACTAAAATAACTAAGCATATAATTGTTGAACAGTAGCTAAGTAAGCAGGAAGATTGCAAATGTTGAGTCAAGGCCTGGCTTTAGTTTAGTATAGTTTTCTAAAAAAATGTATTTTCAGGGAAGCTATGAGGTTGGTAGGCCACATCTACAGGTAATTATCCCTTCTGCTGCATGCAGTGGAGCTCTGATTAGCTGCATCCTCACTCCAACtgagctcaccaaggtactggcATTGGTGCTAAATTCCCACTTTTTTTCTAATTGATGTAAGGACTTATGATGCATGATTCTAGTGACATTTAATGATGTGATGTCAAGGCCTTTTCCAGTGCAGAATGCAAGTTCAAGGGAAGGATGTAATCCATGGCACTAGGTACTCCAGCCCTCTAGATTGTGCTGTGAAAACATTGGAAAGTGAAGGGGTGAGCTCAACTGGCCTTCTACTTCTATTCAGTAGCTTAATAACTGTTACCAGACTATTGAGCTGTTTTGTGCTGCAGCTTAAGGGTATATTCCGTGGTGGTTTAGCAACATTATTCAGAGAGGCGATTGGCAATGCTGTCTTCTTCTGCACTTATGAGTACAGTCGATACTGGATGCACAACTATTTGGATTCTGCAAGATTTTCTGATAGCAGTCATTTCGTGCTGGCAAAAGATATTGGGATAGGGGTTATGAGTGGTGGCATTAGTGGAATGGCGGTAAGTATTTGCAATTGTTTGAGGTCCTTTGCAGTGCACATTTTGCACCCTCATTATGATAAGTGTGTTTTCTCTCTGCAGTTCTGGACAGCTACCCTACCGCTGGATGTGGCAAAAACCATAATACAGACCGATCCGGACCCTCATGTGAGCCGAAACCCCTTGCAAATTTTGGGCATGGTAGTACTCTCACTGGACCTCATAATGTCGCGTTTTAATTAGCTAGTATCTTGTCCTGATGGAGGCAGTCCACAATGCACATGGCTTGAAATGTGACAGGTTTATAAGAGAACTGGGATGGGTGGCTGTTATGCTGGACTTGGACCAACTCTAGCAAGAGCATTCCCTGCCAATGCAGCAGCAATTGTTGCTTGGGAGTACAGTGCTAAGATTCTTGGTATAAAGCGAGGCTAGTATTAAGGTACTACTGTATGAACATGGAGTTACTTAATTCAAGATTTAACCTTCTTTTTATTTGTTCTGCTCCGTTTTGGTTCATTGCCATATTTCGTGGAGATGTCATCTGATGGCCATCTGTTTGTGCCAGTAGACTAACAATATATTTTCTGGGTTTCTTGCTATTCCAGGCACTTTGCACTTATCCCGGAATTGGACTGGGAGATACACTgaatcaccccccccccccccccccccccccccccccaccaccaccacacacacaatGATAAAGAAGAGGACAACTCGAACATTGTATTTGTAAAATTGATGGCATCTTTTGTATCTTTGAGTTGCATTGGTGGTGCATGTAAATTAAGCAGGTTAAGGTTACCTCTGACATGTGCCATAATCACAAGCTCACTTGAGTTGGTATATGGACTCAACTGTCACCAGATGCATAAATGTATTTTAAGCTGTCCCTCTCCCAGATGATTTTTAAGCTGCGGCTGCTATTGTCCTGTACTGCATAAATGTATTTGCTATCCACTGCAGAGCTACAACGCCGTGTTCGTTTGAGAGAAGCTGATTCTGCCTTATTTTTATAAAGTTGTGCTGTTTATCAGCCTAACCTTTTTattgttttttattgtatttgATGTGGATCAattgtgtttttttttaaaattccatTATAGCTCTTCTGGTTGGCCATATGTCACAAAAGTACACCGCAGAGCCAAATTATAAGAATTTGGGGCTAACCATGACGAAGCCAAAGCAAAAATGTGCCCAGGAGCCGCCTCGTGAAATGGTAATGAAAAATGAATGGTAATGGCGTTGTCCGAACTCCGAAGGGACTTGCTTCCGTTGTGAGGCTCTGAACGCTGTACTCTGGGAGGGCATCTCCCTTTCTGAAGCTTCTtgctgctaataaaacttgactcttataaaaaaaaaaactgctaaggttgaattataatttagaactgAGGGAGTATGTATTAAAATTAATGATTTTgaatttatataattttttgAGTTACTCAAATGCCCTCGGATATAGAAACGATGGGCCCTCTTAGGTTGCATTTTTTTATTTGTCTAAAAGCTTACATCTATCTAGAAATTAATTTCTAGAGACGGCTACGCCTCTAGAAATCGCCGACGCACGCACGGGTAGAGACGGCTAAAATAACCGTCTTTACAAATAGTTTTCAGTTGCCTCTAAAAACGTTTTTACAAGTAGTGAATGCTTGATATGTTAAGGGAGACTTCTTTTTTCTTACTTTAGATTATCCAGATCTACTACCACGGCTACAGATCAACAGGAGACGCGTGTTGTGGACTATAAATGGTTCATGATGATTACAGGAAACCTCTGCTGTGGAGACATGATTCTCAAGGCATCAACGTGAAGCGAAATGTACTGTTTTCTGTATCTGAGTTCTGATCGTTTGGCAAATGTTTATGCAATGCAATGAAATATATGCTACACTACCAGATTATCCACTATTTTCTGTTTCAAGTTTATTTTACCTATAATGTAGTTTATCCgcgcttgaattttttttttttttactgatGCTACGTCACGGCACAGCAGCATCTAGTAGAAAAAAAGAATACGATACGAACGAGGAGGGATCGAGGAGCAGTGTACCGACAAACTCAACGAACTAATTTTGACACCACGGAGCAAAAATAGCCGTGCGGTTTCAATTCATCAGTCTTGCGAATGCGCCTGTGTGTGTTTCAGTAGTATGAGTGGGACGCTACGCATCAGGGTTTAAACCGTAGTGATCGCAtcctttttttttagaatttttctAGCGTGCGCATCCGGCGGGACCGTGCGTTTCCTGCGCACTGGAGGCGACGCCTCCCAATCTCTTCTTTGTGTGTGTATGGACGCGCACGCGTGCGTGTACGTGTGGTATAAGTGTGGAGTGCATGGATTGTGTGTGTCTAAGTTGTACCCGATAAAAAAAAATTGTCATCAGTTTTAAAAATACCACTGCCGCGCCACTAAACGAGCCAACCTCCTCGTTAAAACTCCCCCTGTCCCCTGGCTTCCAAACGACCAAACGCATCGAAAATTTTGCaattccatccatccatccatccatccctcCCGCGCCCATTCCGTTCAGCCCGGCCGGACGGTGCACGCGCGCCACGCCGCTGACACCGCCACGTCCGTCCCGATGGACTCCGACGCCGCCGTGCTCCCCACGCacaccacgaccacgaccacgaccacgccgccgccgcactCCAAGAACCAACAAACCGACGAGCTCCGCCACCAGagcagccgccggcgccggcgccgctgcGCCTACGTCTGCCTCCTCGTCTCCATGGGCGCGGCCCTGCTCCTGGGCATCACGCTCCTGGTGCTCTTCCTCACCGTGCTCCGCGTCCGCGACCCCACCACGCGGCTCGTCTCGTCGCGGGTCATCGGCTTCGCGCCGGGCCCGGGCCCGGACTTCCAGTTCAACCTCACCATGCTCCTCACCGTGGGCGTGCACAACCCCAACCCGGCGTCCTTCTCGTACGCGTCGGGTGCCGCGCAGCTCTGGTACCGTGGCGTCCTGGTCGGCGTCGCCGGCGTCGACCCCAGCCGCATCTCCAGCAAGGGGGACGGCACCATGGAGCTGGTGATGACCGTGCTGTCCAGCAGCTTCGGCGCGGAGCTGGCGCAGCtggtcaaggacatggaggcCGGCGCGGTGCCGCTGGACGCCAGCGCCAGGGTGCCCGGGAAGGTCGCCATCTTCGGGGTGCTCAAGCTGCCCGCGGTGGCCTACCCTGACTGCCACATCATCTTCGGCGTGCCAGAGATGAAAGTCCGGAGCCAGGTGTGCCACGATCACAACAAGCTCTGATCGGATCCACTGCCGGGGTCTTCCATTCCATTCGCCGCTCGTGTTCACTTCGGCTTTGTTCTAATAAATTATTAAATGTCTTTAAATTTAACAGTTTTTAGAAATTAGAAATATATATGTTAACGTCTACGAGTTCAAATAAATGTATGACTAAAATATATTTCGCGGAGAATACGGTGAAACTGAAATTGATGTTGTATGTATGACTAAAATATATTTCGCGGAGAATACGGTGAAACTGAAATTGATATCGTAGATGa
It encodes:
- the LOC136517958 gene encoding mitochondrial arginine transporter BAC1-like isoform X3; amino-acid sequence: MVKLQAHNTTVHGKVYKNAFHCTSRILLEEGIRGLYKGASSSFIGIAVESSLFFGTYSQAKQLLQGSYEVGRPHLQVIIPSAACSGALISCILTPTELTKCRMQVQGKDVIHGTRYSSPLDCAVKTLESEGLKGIFRGGLATLFREAIGNAVFFCTYEYSRYWMHNYLDSARFSDSSHFVLAKDIGIGVMSGGISGMAFWTATLPLDVAKTIIQTDPDPHVSRNPLQILGMVYKRTGMGGCYAGLGPTLARAFPANAAAIVAWEYSAKILGIKRG
- the LOC136517958 gene encoding mitochondrial arginine transporter BAC1-like isoform X1 translates to MAVAGDAAKEYVAGSAAGVAQVVVGHPFDTVKVKLQAHNTTVHGKVYKNAFHCTSRILLEEGIRGLYKGASSSFIGIAVESSLFFGTYSQAKQLLQGSYEVGRPHLQVIIPSAACSGALISCILTPTELTKCRMQVQGKDVIHGTRYSSPLDCAVKTLESEGLKGIFRGGLATLFREAIGNAVFFCTYEYSRYWMHNYLDSARFSDSSHFVLAKDIGIGVMSGGISGMAFWTATLPLDVAKTIIQTDPDPHVSRNPLQILGMVYKRTGMGGCYAGLGPTLARAFPANAAAIVAWEYSAKILGIKRG
- the LOC136517958 gene encoding mitochondrial arginine transporter BAC1-like isoform X2, which produces MAVAGDAAKEYVAGSAAGVAQVVVGHPFDTVKIRGLYKGASSSFIGIAVESSLFFGTYSQAKQLLQGSYEVGRPHLQVIIPSAACSGALISCILTPTELTKCRMQVQGKDVIHGTRYSSPLDCAVKTLESEGLKGIFRGGLATLFREAIGNAVFFCTYEYSRYWMHNYLDSARFSDSSHFVLAKDIGIGVMSGGISGMAFWTATLPLDVAKTIIQTDPDPHVSRNPLQILGMVYKRTGMGGCYAGLGPTLARAFPANAAAIVAWEYSAKILGIKRG
- the LOC136483466 gene encoding uncharacterized protein, which encodes MDSDAAVLPTHTTTTTTTTPPPHSKNQQTDELRHQSSRRRRRRCAYVCLLVSMGAALLLGITLLVLFLTVLRVRDPTTRLVSSRVIGFAPGPGPDFQFNLTMLLTVGVHNPNPASFSYASGAAQLWYRGVLVGVAGVDPSRISSKGDGTMELVMTVLSSSFGAELAQLVKDMEAGAVPLDASARVPGKVAIFGVLKLPAVAYPDCHIIFGVPEMKVRSQVCHDHNKL